A DNA window from Streptomyces bacillaris contains the following coding sequences:
- a CDS encoding GGDEF domain-containing protein produces the protein MAEEDARLRAVVSLAQTMAAAYTPRESWRAAALGACEALGGSFAALSVWERDRGRLRVLVNAGQRAEGEEEFPEEEAYPVHEFPEITEFLHERWAGGGEPDAWVETADGLPGAGGPARGARPYCHQRVAALRRRGRGCCVVAPIVLHGRAWGELYVARQAGKPVFDRDDANFATVLAAVVASGIAQTERLEEVRKLAFTDPLTGLANRRAVDIRLDEAIEAHRTAGIVVSLVVCDLNGLKAVNDTHGHAVGDRLLERFGSVLSLCGAMLPDALAARLGGDEFCLVADGPPADEVVGVATELCDRAAVIELGNGVACGVASTGDPIGPVRSARRLFRLADAAQYRAKAARSLRPVVAGRDGEVIRLADSPPKSAHDRRRLRGNRP, from the coding sequence ATGGCTGAAGAGGATGCCCGGCTGAGGGCCGTGGTTTCGCTGGCGCAGACGATGGCCGCGGCCTACACGCCGCGCGAGTCGTGGCGGGCGGCCGCACTGGGGGCCTGCGAGGCGCTGGGCGGCAGCTTCGCGGCCCTCTCCGTGTGGGAGCGGGACCGGGGCAGGCTGCGGGTCCTGGTCAACGCGGGGCAGCGGGCCGAGGGGGAGGAGGAGTTCCCCGAGGAGGAGGCCTACCCGGTCCACGAGTTCCCGGAGATCACCGAGTTCCTGCACGAGCGCTGGGCGGGCGGCGGTGAGCCCGACGCCTGGGTGGAGACCGCCGACGGCCTGCCCGGCGCGGGCGGCCCGGCGCGCGGCGCGCGCCCGTACTGCCACCAGCGGGTGGCGGCCCTGCGGCGGCGCGGCCGGGGCTGCTGCGTGGTCGCGCCGATCGTGCTGCACGGACGGGCCTGGGGCGAGCTGTATGTGGCGCGGCAGGCCGGGAAGCCGGTCTTCGACCGGGACGACGCCAACTTCGCGACCGTGCTCGCCGCCGTCGTGGCGTCCGGGATCGCCCAGACCGAACGGCTGGAGGAGGTCCGCAAACTGGCCTTCACCGACCCGCTGACCGGCCTTGCCAACCGCCGGGCCGTCGACATCCGGCTCGACGAGGCGATCGAGGCGCACCGCACGGCGGGCATCGTCGTCAGCCTCGTCGTCTGCGATCTCAACGGCCTCAAGGCGGTGAACGACACCCATGGGCACGCGGTCGGCGACCGTCTGCTGGAACGTTTCGGCTCGGTGCTCTCCCTCTGCGGCGCGATGCTCCCGGACGCGCTGGCGGCCCGGCTCGGCGGGGACGAGTTCTGCCTGGTGGCGGACGGGCCCCCGGCGGACGAGGTGGTGGGCGTGGCCACCGAGTTGTGCGACCGGGCGGCGGTGATCGAGCTGGGCAACGGGGTGGCCTGCGGGGTCGCGTCGACCGGTGACCCGATCGGGCCGGTGCGCTCGGCCCGTCGGCTGTTCCGGCTGGCGGACGCGGCCCAGTACCGCGCCAAGGCCGCCCGCTCGCTGCGGCCGGTGGTGGCGGGGCGGGACGGCGAGGTCATCCGGCTCGCGGACTCCCCGCCGAAGTCGGCCCACGACCGCCGCAGACTGCGCGGCAACCGGCCGTGA
- the hutH gene encoding histidine ammonia-lyase, with translation MDMHTVVVGTSGTTADDVVAVARHGARVELSTAAVDALAASRLIVDALAAKPEPVYGVSTGFGALASRHISTELRAQLQRNIVRSHAAGMGPRVEREVVRALMFLRLKTVASGHTGVRPEVAQTMADVLNAGITPVVHEYGSLGCSGDLAPLSHCALTLMGEGEAEGPDGTVRPAGELLAAHGITPVELREKEGLALLNGTDGMLGMLVMALADLRNLYTSADITAALSLEALLGTEKVLAPELHAIRPHPGQGVSADNMLRVLAGSGLTGHHQDDAPRVQDAYSVRCAPQVNGAGRDTLDYAAVVAGRELASAVDNPVVLPDGRVESNGNFHGAPVAYVLDFLAIVAADLGSICERRTDRLLDKHRSHGLPPFLADDAGVDSGLMIAQYTQAALVSEMKRLAVPASADSIPSSAMQEDHVSMGWSAARKLRTAVDNLTRIVAVELYAATRAVELRAAEGLVPAPASQAAVAALRAAGAEGPGPDRFLAPDLAAADTFVREGRLVAAVEPVTGPLA, from the coding sequence ATGGATATGCACACTGTCGTGGTGGGGACGTCCGGAACCACCGCCGATGACGTCGTCGCCGTGGCCCGCCACGGCGCCCGGGTCGAGCTCTCCACCGCCGCCGTGGACGCGCTCGCCGCCTCCCGCCTCATCGTGGACGCGCTCGCCGCCAAGCCCGAGCCCGTCTACGGCGTCTCCACCGGCTTCGGCGCCCTCGCCAGCCGCCACATCAGCACCGAGCTGCGCGCCCAGCTCCAGCGCAACATCGTCCGCTCGCACGCGGCGGGCATGGGCCCCCGCGTCGAGCGCGAGGTCGTGCGCGCCCTGATGTTCCTCCGGCTCAAGACGGTCGCCTCCGGCCACACCGGCGTACGCCCCGAGGTCGCGCAGACCATGGCGGACGTGCTCAACGCGGGGATCACGCCCGTCGTCCACGAGTACGGCTCGCTCGGCTGCTCCGGCGACCTCGCGCCCCTCTCGCACTGCGCGCTCACCCTGATGGGCGAGGGCGAGGCGGAGGGCCCCGACGGCACGGTCCGTCCGGCCGGTGAACTGCTCGCCGCGCACGGCATCACCCCGGTGGAGCTGCGCGAGAAGGAGGGGCTGGCCCTCCTCAACGGCACCGACGGGATGCTCGGCATGCTCGTCATGGCCCTCGCCGACCTCCGTAACCTCTACACCTCCGCCGACATCACCGCCGCCCTCTCCCTGGAGGCGCTGCTCGGCACGGAGAAGGTCCTCGCCCCCGAGCTGCACGCCATCCGCCCGCACCCCGGCCAGGGCGTCAGCGCGGACAACATGCTGCGGGTGCTGGCCGGTTCGGGCCTGACGGGCCATCACCAGGACGACGCGCCCCGGGTCCAGGACGCCTACTCCGTCCGCTGCGCCCCCCAGGTCAACGGCGCCGGACGCGACACCCTCGACTACGCGGCCGTGGTGGCGGGCCGCGAGCTGGCCTCCGCCGTCGACAACCCGGTGGTCCTGCCCGACGGCCGGGTGGAGTCCAACGGCAACTTCCACGGCGCGCCCGTCGCGTACGTCCTGGACTTCCTCGCGATCGTCGCCGCCGACCTCGGCTCGATCTGCGAGCGCCGCACTGACCGGCTCCTCGACAAGCACCGCTCGCACGGCCTGCCGCCGTTCCTCGCGGATGACGCCGGGGTCGACTCCGGTCTGATGATCGCCCAGTACACCCAGGCCGCCCTGGTCAGCGAGATGAAGCGGCTCGCGGTCCCCGCCTCCGCCGACTCCATCCCGTCCTCCGCGATGCAGGAGGACCACGTCTCCATGGGCTGGTCGGCCGCGCGCAAGCTCCGTACCGCCGTGGACAACCTGACCCGGATCGTCGCCGTCGAGCTGTACGCGGCGACCCGCGCCGTCGAACTGCGCGCTGCCGAGGGACTCGTCCCCGCCCCCGCCTCGCAGGCCGCCGTGGCCGCGCTGCGGGCCGCGGGCGCCGAGGGTCCTGGCCCGGACCGCTTCCTGGCGCCGGACCTGGCCGCCGCGGACACGTTCGTACGGGAAGGGCGCCTGGTGGCGGCGGTGGAGCCGGTCACGGGGCCGCTGGCCTGA
- a CDS encoding enoyl-CoA hydratase/isomerase family protein, translated as MTVTSEQRFGEFVVVRRHEGQEHVAELVLDRPKAMNAVSTDMARSIAAACEALGADRDVRVTVLTSSHERAFCVGADLKERNSFTDAELVRQRPTARAAYTGVLELPMPTVAAVHGFALGGGFELALACDVIVADATAVVGLPEVSVGVIPGGGGTQLLPRRVGAARAAELVFTARRVEAAEARELGLVDELVAAGRDREEALALGARMAANSPVGLRAAKKALRLGHGLDLRAGLEVEDAAWRSVAFSGDRAEGVAAFNEKRSPRWPGE; from the coding sequence ATGACCGTCACGTCCGAGCAGCGGTTCGGGGAGTTCGTCGTCGTACGGCGTCACGAGGGCCAGGAGCACGTGGCCGAGCTGGTGCTCGACCGGCCGAAGGCCATGAACGCCGTCTCCACCGACATGGCCCGCTCCATCGCCGCCGCCTGCGAGGCGCTCGGCGCCGACCGGGACGTGCGGGTCACCGTCCTCACCTCCAGCCATGAGCGGGCCTTCTGCGTGGGCGCCGACCTCAAGGAGCGGAACTCCTTCACCGACGCCGAGCTGGTACGTCAGCGGCCCACCGCCCGGGCCGCCTACACCGGGGTCCTGGAGCTGCCGATGCCCACGGTCGCCGCCGTGCACGGCTTCGCCCTCGGCGGTGGCTTCGAACTGGCCCTCGCCTGCGATGTGATCGTGGCCGACGCCACCGCCGTGGTCGGGCTGCCCGAGGTGTCGGTGGGCGTCATTCCGGGCGGCGGCGGTACGCAGCTGCTGCCGCGCCGGGTGGGTGCGGCCCGCGCCGCCGAGCTGGTGTTCACCGCGCGGCGGGTGGAGGCGGCCGAGGCGCGGGAGCTGGGTCTGGTGGACGAGCTGGTGGCGGCGGGGCGGGACCGGGAGGAGGCGCTCGCGCTGGGGGCCCGGATGGCCGCCAACTCACCGGTCGGGCTGCGGGCGGCCAAGAAGGCGCTCCGGCTGGGGCACGGGCTGGACCTGCGGGCGGGTCTTGAGGTGGAGGACGCGGCCTGGCGGTCGGTGGCCTTCTCCGGGGACCGGGCGGAGGGCGTGGCCGCCTTCAACGAGAAGCGGAGCCCGCGGTGGCCGGGTGAGTGA